A portion of the Micromonospora vinacea genome contains these proteins:
- a CDS encoding flavin reductase, with protein sequence MTDDTEHPLLKPAWRCRTCGIAWPCSAAKLRLLGRYRGRPDELIEHLKALQAEATEHLTELYGGKTPEGLTERFTGWVKAR encoded by the coding sequence ATGACCGACGACACGGAACACCCCCTGCTCAAGCCAGCCTGGCGCTGCCGCACCTGCGGGATCGCCTGGCCCTGCTCGGCCGCGAAACTGCGCCTGCTCGGCCGCTACCGCGGTCGACCCGACGAGCTGATCGAGCACCTGAAGGCACTGCAAGCCGAAGCAACCGAACACCTCACCGAGCTGTACGGCGGCAAGACTCCGGAGGGCCTGACCGAACGTTTCACCGGCTGGGTCAAGGCTCGATAG
- a CDS encoding fructosamine kinase family protein: MDLAYLRAHPAHLPTFRTHQRLRETPVAGGDICAAARLTLDDGHSVFAKSWPEGADRPAPEGFFAAEAAGLRWLREAGTVGVPEVIVVLPELLALDWVEPGEPTPEAAERFGRELAGLHRAGATAFGASWPGFIGSLPADNTLTDGRWSTWFAERRLVPYLRRSVDGGALTSADAALVEQVIGRLDGLGGDEPPARIHGDLWPGNVLWGVDDRAWLIDPAAHGGHRETDLAQLALFGGIPHLDRVLAAYEESWPLPDGWRDRVPVHQLHLLLVHTALFGASYRDVVVQTARAVLGRAERATVDR; this comes from the coding sequence ATGGACCTGGCGTACCTGCGCGCGCATCCGGCACACCTCCCGACCTTCCGGACCCATCAGCGGCTCCGGGAGACGCCGGTGGCCGGTGGCGACATCTGCGCCGCCGCCCGGCTCACCCTCGACGACGGCCACTCCGTCTTCGCCAAGTCCTGGCCGGAGGGCGCCGACCGACCGGCGCCGGAGGGCTTCTTCGCCGCCGAGGCCGCCGGCCTGCGCTGGCTGCGGGAAGCGGGCACTGTCGGCGTACCCGAGGTGATCGTGGTGTTGCCGGAGCTGCTGGCGCTCGACTGGGTGGAGCCCGGCGAACCGACGCCGGAGGCCGCGGAGCGCTTCGGCCGGGAGTTGGCCGGGCTGCACCGGGCGGGCGCGACCGCCTTCGGTGCCAGCTGGCCCGGGTTCATCGGCTCGCTCCCTGCGGACAACACCCTCACCGACGGGCGCTGGTCGACCTGGTTCGCCGAGCGCCGCCTCGTCCCCTACCTACGACGCTCGGTCGACGGTGGCGCGCTGACCAGCGCCGATGCCGCTCTGGTCGAGCAGGTGATCGGTCGCCTCGACGGGCTCGGCGGCGACGAGCCGCCCGCGCGCATCCACGGCGACCTGTGGCCGGGCAACGTGCTGTGGGGGGTCGACGACCGCGCCTGGCTCATCGACCCGGCCGCGCACGGTGGGCACCGGGAAACGGATCTCGCCCAGCTCGCGCTCTTCGGCGGCATCCCCCACCTGGATCGGGTGCTGGCCGCCTACGAGGAGAGTTGGCCGCTGCCGGACGGCTGGCGTGACCGCGTGCCAGTGCATCAGCTGCATCTGCTGCTCGTGCACACCGCACTCTTCGGTGCCAGTTACCGAGATGTGGTCGTCCAGACCGCCCGTGCCGTCCTGGGCCGGGCCGAGCGCGCTACGGTCGACAGGTGA
- a CDS encoding DUF397 domain-containing protein, with translation MTGARWRKSTRSSSNGGNCVEVADNLPGVVLVRDTKDRDGGTLTFEPTAWAGFVGLAKKIGPVG, from the coding sequence CTGACCGGCGCCCGCTGGCGCAAGAGCACCCGCAGCAGCTCGAACGGCGGCAACTGCGTCGAGGTGGCCGACAACCTGCCCGGTGTCGTGCTCGTGCGCGACACCAAGGACCGGGACGGCGGCACGCTGACCTTCGAGCCGACCGCCTGGGCGGGCTTCGTCGGCCTGGCAAAGAAGATCGGCCCCGTCGGCTAG
- a CDS encoding Scr1 family TA system antitoxin-like transcriptional regulator, giving the protein MNRAVAEAMSKSGLTADSLAAQIGVDPKTAAKWANPGRIPQTRHRSKVAEVLGRDEGELWPDLYKRREPAWFRPWTDIEREAVGLRYYESAVIPGLLQTEAYARAVLSSGLWADDDLEAHVETRLRRQADVFDRPRPPLSVFVIDEAALRRGRPDIMAAQLDHLIALAERPAVMIHVLPLTAGFHPGQAGPFVIASTPDGGDVGYLDDQAAGRLTNEVAPLWAVWDSVRSLALPRDLTIDLMRARAWMT; this is encoded by the coding sequence ATGAATCGCGCAGTCGCTGAAGCGATGTCGAAATCCGGCCTGACCGCCGACAGCCTCGCCGCCCAGATCGGGGTTGATCCCAAGACGGCGGCCAAGTGGGCGAACCCGGGACGGATTCCGCAGACTCGGCACCGGTCGAAGGTCGCCGAGGTCCTGGGCCGCGACGAGGGCGAACTCTGGCCCGACCTGTACAAGCGGCGCGAGCCGGCGTGGTTCCGGCCCTGGACGGATATCGAGCGTGAGGCCGTGGGTCTCCGGTACTACGAGTCGGCGGTTATCCCCGGTCTCCTACAGACCGAGGCGTACGCGCGAGCCGTGTTGAGCAGCGGACTCTGGGCCGACGACGACCTGGAGGCCCACGTGGAGACGCGCCTCCGCCGCCAGGCTGACGTGTTCGACCGGCCTCGGCCACCGTTGAGTGTCTTCGTCATCGACGAGGCCGCGCTGCGTCGGGGAAGACCCGACATCATGGCCGCCCAGCTCGACCATCTGATCGCGCTCGCCGAGCGGCCGGCCGTGATGATCCACGTCCTCCCCCTGACGGCCGGTTTCCACCCCGGCCAGGCCGGGCCGTTCGTCATCGCCAGCACACCGGACGGCGGCGATGTCGGCTACCTCGACGACCAGGCGGCCGGACGCCTCACTAATGAGGTTGCTCCACTCTGGGCGGTCTGGGATAGCGTGAGGTCGTTAGCGCTACCGCGAGACCTGACCATCGACCTGATGAGAGCGCGAGCATGGATGACCTGA
- a CDS encoding DUF4192 domain-containing protein, with protein MTSTERPQLAVRSPADLIAAVPYLLGFHPTDSVVAVALVGRQIIFAARADLPDPTDTGGLAGHLAGVIRRQGAEAATVVGYGQPERVTPAVDAVRDALNDLGLHVLDALRVTDGRWWSYLCAEPDCCPPEGRRYDPTVNRVTASAVFAGQVALPDRAALVAQVAPVDGPARDSARAATARAEVRLAELIEQAPESDLLGARALRAAGVAAVREAQRRQRRGERLDDDEVAWLSLLMTHLPVRDHAWERTDGRDRDIALWTDVLRRAEPEVAAAPGALLAFAAWRAGQGALAAVALERTLDLHPDYSLALLLDDLLRRGVPPAELDGWPSVGMPGVIRPRKRSRRGRR; from the coding sequence ATGACCTCGACCGAACGCCCGCAGCTCGCCGTCCGCTCACCCGCCGACCTGATCGCCGCCGTGCCGTACCTCCTCGGGTTCCACCCCACCGACAGCGTGGTCGCCGTGGCGCTGGTCGGCCGGCAGATCATCTTCGCCGCCCGGGCGGACCTGCCCGACCCGACGGATACGGGCGGGCTGGCCGGGCATCTGGCCGGTGTGATCCGCCGGCAGGGCGCGGAGGCCGCCACAGTTGTGGGTTACGGGCAACCGGAGCGGGTCACCCCGGCGGTGGACGCGGTGCGCGACGCGCTGAACGACCTCGGGCTGCACGTGCTCGACGCGCTGCGGGTGACCGACGGCCGCTGGTGGTCCTATCTCTGCGCCGAGCCCGACTGCTGTCCACCCGAGGGCCGCCGCTACGACCCGACCGTCAATCGGGTGACCGCCTCGGCGGTCTTCGCCGGTCAGGTCGCACTCCCCGACCGGGCCGCCCTGGTGGCGCAGGTGGCGCCGGTGGACGGCCCGGCCCGGGACTCGGCCCGCGCGGCCACCGCCCGCGCCGAGGTGAGACTGGCCGAGTTGATCGAGCAGGCGCCCGAGAGTGACCTGCTCGGGGCGCGGGCGCTGCGCGCTGCCGGGGTGGCGGCGGTCCGCGAGGCCCAGCGCCGGCAGCGGCGTGGTGAGCGGCTCGACGACGACGAGGTGGCCTGGTTGAGCCTGCTGATGACCCACCTTCCGGTGCGCGATCACGCGTGGGAACGCACCGACGGCCGGGACCGGGACATCGCCCTCTGGACCGACGTGCTGCGCCGCGCCGAGCCGGAGGTTGCCGCCGCCCCCGGCGCGCTGCTGGCGTTCGCCGCCTGGCGCGCCGGACAGGGCGCGTTGGCGGCGGTCGCTCTCGAACGCACGCTCGACCTGCACCCCGACTACTCGCTCGCCCTGCTGCTGGACGACCTGCTCCGGCGCGGCGTGCCCCCGGCCGAACTGGACGGCTGGCCGTCGGTCGGGATGCCCGGGGTCATCCGCCCCCGCAAACGGAGTCGACGTGGCCGCCGCTGA
- a CDS encoding GAP family protein, whose amino-acid sequence MTPELLLSLAGLALIDSTSIGTLFIPVWLLLAPGPVNVRRILGYLATIAAFYLAVGLLLVWGGSTLGDALGGALDNRGVLWAQLVLGVGMLALSFRYDGKRRPRTGGVLRWRDRATAGDSSARWLVGLALLAALAEVATMLPYLGAVGLLATSGVGAASVVGLLTGYCLVMVLPAVLLLGARVARPRLVEPVLARLNTWIVTKAGSALGWILGIAGFLIARDAAARLSLFDLIDRIGR is encoded by the coding sequence ATGACCCCCGAGTTGCTGCTGTCGCTGGCCGGGCTGGCGTTGATCGACAGCACCAGCATCGGCACCCTCTTCATCCCGGTCTGGTTGCTGCTCGCCCCCGGGCCGGTCAACGTCCGGCGGATCCTGGGCTACCTCGCCACCATCGCGGCGTTCTACCTCGCTGTGGGGCTGCTGCTGGTCTGGGGCGGCAGCACGTTGGGCGACGCGCTGGGTGGCGCCCTGGACAACCGTGGTGTCCTCTGGGCGCAACTCGTCCTGGGCGTGGGGATGCTGGCGCTCAGCTTCCGCTACGACGGCAAGCGGCGTCCCCGTACCGGTGGTGTGTTGCGCTGGCGGGACCGGGCCACCGCCGGAGACTCCTCGGCCCGCTGGTTGGTCGGGCTGGCGCTGCTCGCGGCGCTCGCCGAGGTGGCGACCATGCTCCCGTACCTCGGTGCGGTGGGCCTGTTGGCCACCTCGGGGGTGGGAGCGGCCAGCGTGGTGGGGTTGCTCACCGGATACTGCCTGGTCATGGTGCTGCCGGCGGTGTTGTTGCTGGGTGCCCGGGTGGCCCGCCCGCGACTGGTCGAGCCGGTGCTGGCCCGCCTGAACACCTGGATCGTCACGAAGGCGGGCAGCGCGTTGGGCTGGATCCTCGGCATCGCCGGTTTCCTGATCGCCCGCGACGCCGCCGCACGGCTCTCCCTCTTCGACCTGATCGATCGGATCGGGCGATGA